The Ornithinimicrobium faecis genome includes a window with the following:
- a CDS encoding type II toxin-antitoxin system Phd/YefM family antitoxin — MSDDELKARHAEVLDGVTKDREEVVITRAGHEPVVIVTLADDESLRETDYLMPSPANARRLLDAMERLESGTGKAHELIKTD; from the coding sequence ATGAGCGACGACGAGTTGAAAGCACGTCATGCCGAGGTCCTCGACGGCGTCACCAAGGACCGCGAGGAGGTCGTCATCACGCGAGCCGGACACGAACCCGTCGTCATCGTGACCCTCGCGGACGACGAGTCGTTGCGCGAGACCGACTACCTCATGCCCTCGCCTGCCAACGCCCGGCGGCTCCTGGACGCCATGGAGCGACTGGAGTCTGGGACCGGAAAGGCACACGAGCTGATCAAGACCGACTGA
- a CDS encoding RNA polymerase sigma factor, translating into MQRSADPVEDAVRAVFVAHYGQLAGWAAHLVSDRDLGHDLATEAFTRLLSHWHDVDDPRPWLFATVANLVRDHWRKRGREATAYERYQGGRVRPVESEPGPDQAELLSVREAVEALPQRLRLPVLLFYFADLSVAQVAREVGRSEGAIKRDLYDARARLASTLEEAR; encoded by the coding sequence GTGCAACGGAGCGCGGACCCGGTCGAGGACGCCGTGCGCGCGGTCTTCGTGGCCCACTACGGCCAACTGGCTGGCTGGGCTGCCCACCTGGTCAGCGACCGCGACCTGGGGCACGACCTGGCCACCGAGGCGTTCACCCGGTTGCTGTCGCACTGGCACGACGTCGACGACCCGCGCCCCTGGTTGTTCGCAACGGTCGCCAACCTGGTGCGCGACCACTGGCGCAAAAGGGGGAGGGAGGCCACTGCCTACGAGCGCTATCAGGGCGGCCGGGTCCGCCCTGTCGAGTCCGAGCCCGGCCCCGACCAGGCGGAGCTGCTCAGTGTGCGCGAGGCCGTCGAGGCGCTGCCGCAGCGGCTGCGCCTGCCGGTGCTGCTGTTCTATTTCGCGGACCTGTCGGTGGCGCAGGTGGCTCGTGAGGTCGGCCGGTCCGAGGGGGCCATCAAACGAGATCTGTATGACGCGCGGGCGCGGCTCGCGAGCACGCTGGAGGAGGCGCGATGA
- a CDS encoding TetR/AcrR family transcriptional regulator has product MPKVTDEHREQRREQILMAAMICVAEEGFHKTTMAHVIAGSGLSAGAVYGYFSSKDELILAIADRSLSYLDQAIDEVQARDPVPSPVEVTRLLTSMIVERAEAAPVDLTRVVVSAWAEAVRNEDVRHAVASRIDLLRSKLADVIIAQQSAGHIDAGADPEMVAKSLFGVMPGFVLQRLITRDVTPADYAAGYASLRRPSGD; this is encoded by the coding sequence ATGCCCAAGGTCACCGATGAGCACCGCGAGCAGCGCCGCGAGCAGATCCTCATGGCTGCGATGATCTGCGTTGCCGAGGAGGGGTTTCACAAGACGACGATGGCCCACGTCATCGCCGGGTCCGGGCTCTCGGCCGGAGCGGTCTATGGCTATTTCAGCAGCAAGGACGAGCTGATCCTCGCCATCGCCGACCGCTCCCTGAGCTATCTGGACCAGGCCATCGACGAGGTCCAGGCACGCGATCCCGTCCCCTCCCCCGTCGAGGTCACTCGCCTGCTCACCTCGATGATCGTCGAGCGCGCGGAGGCAGCACCAGTCGACCTGACGCGGGTGGTTGTCTCGGCCTGGGCCGAGGCGGTGCGCAACGAGGATGTTCGGCACGCCGTGGCCAGCCGCATCGACCTGCTGCGCAGCAAGCTTGCCGACGTGATCATCGCGCAGCAGAGCGCTGGTCACATCGATGCCGGCGCCGATCCAGAGATGGTGGCCAAGTCACTGTTCGGCGTCATGCCTGGTTTCGTCCTGCAGCGTCTGATCACCCGCGACGTCACGCCCGCTGATTACGCCGCGGGCTATGCCTCCCTGCGGCGGCCATCCGGCGACTGA
- a CDS encoding nitroreductase family protein translates to MEFSDVVRSRRMIRNYDPERPVPDEVLARVLGNAVRAPSAGFSQGWDFVVLRTEAERGAFWEATTDPAREADNWLRGIQHAPCLIVCCSSPAAYLDRYAEPDKGWTDRDAARWPVPYWDVDTGMAALLMLLTAVDEELGGLFFGVPVEQLDAAREALSIPSDRNLVGVVSLGYRAPDKKSPSLKRGRRKVSQVAHAGTFGEPLELG, encoded by the coding sequence ATGGAGTTCTCCGACGTGGTCCGGTCCCGGCGCATGATCCGCAACTACGACCCGGAGCGCCCGGTGCCCGACGAGGTGCTCGCCCGGGTGCTGGGCAACGCCGTCCGCGCACCGAGCGCCGGCTTTTCCCAGGGCTGGGACTTCGTGGTGCTGCGCACCGAGGCCGAGCGCGGAGCCTTTTGGGAGGCGACCACCGACCCGGCGAGGGAGGCGGACAACTGGCTGCGCGGCATACAGCACGCGCCGTGCCTGATCGTCTGCTGCTCGAGCCCGGCCGCCTATCTGGACCGCTATGCCGAGCCGGACAAGGGCTGGACCGATCGGGACGCCGCGCGGTGGCCGGTCCCCTACTGGGATGTCGACACGGGCATGGCGGCGCTGCTCATGCTGCTCACGGCGGTCGATGAGGAGCTGGGCGGGCTGTTCTTCGGGGTCCCGGTCGAGCAGCTGGACGCGGCGCGCGAGGCCCTGTCCATCCCGTCCGACCGCAACCTGGTTGGCGTGGTCTCGCTGGGCTATCGCGCACCGGACAAGAAGAGTCCCAGCCTGAAGCGCGGCCGCCGCAAGGTGTCTCAGGTGGCCCACGCTGGCACCTTCGGCGAGCCCCTCGAGCTCGGCTGA
- a CDS encoding PfkB family carbohydrate kinase, translating to MTRVIHTGQALVDLVVEVGAIPRRGGNVMAQSFTRYAGGSVSVLAAAARSGAEAVHAGAHGTGPNGDLIREALAAEGVALSAEPVGDLDTAVCVVLVEPTAERTFVTTLGAERQITPESLGSSAPVAGDLVCVTGYSLLEPTREPLLAWLESLEQGVQVVLDPGAAFAGLEQSVRDRMLALTDVWTSNAEEAHELTGLEELTATLPAIAELLPDDAVVIVRDGPEGCYLFTGGGEVAYLPGYPQEPVDTNGAGDAHTGVLVAELAAGTDPHTACTRANAAGAIKVTRRGPATAPTRAEIDTFLTQV from the coding sequence GAGGTCGGCGCCATACCCCGACGCGGCGGCAACGTGATGGCACAGTCTTTCACCCGGTATGCCGGGGGGTCAGTCAGCGTGCTGGCTGCGGCCGCGCGGTCGGGGGCTGAGGCGGTCCATGCGGGGGCGCACGGAACCGGTCCGAACGGCGACCTGATCCGCGAGGCGCTCGCCGCCGAGGGGGTCGCGCTGTCCGCCGAGCCCGTTGGCGACCTCGACACGGCCGTCTGTGTGGTGCTGGTCGAGCCGACTGCTGAGCGCACCTTTGTCACGACCCTGGGGGCCGAGCGCCAGATCACGCCGGAGAGCCTGGGCAGCTCGGCACCCGTGGCGGGGGACCTGGTCTGTGTGACGGGCTACAGCCTGCTGGAGCCCACCCGTGAGCCGTTGCTGGCCTGGCTGGAGTCGCTTGAGCAGGGCGTGCAGGTGGTGCTGGATCCGGGTGCCGCCTTCGCCGGCTTGGAGCAGTCCGTGCGGGACCGGATGCTGGCGCTGACCGATGTCTGGACCAGCAACGCCGAGGAGGCGCACGAGCTGACCGGGTTGGAGGAGCTGACCGCCACGCTGCCGGCGATCGCCGAGCTGCTGCCCGACGACGCCGTGGTGATCGTGCGGGACGGGCCGGAGGGCTGCTATCTGTTCACCGGCGGGGGCGAGGTCGCCTATCTGCCGGGCTATCCGCAGGAGCCGGTCGACACCAACGGCGCTGGCGATGCCCACACCGGCGTGCTGGTGGCCGAGCTCGCTGCCGGGACCGATCCGCATACGGCCTGCACGCGCGCCAACGCTGCCGGGGCGATCAAGGTGACCCGCCGCGGCCCGGCCACAGCACCCACCCGAGCCGAGATCGACACCTTCCTCACCCAGGTGTGA
- a CDS encoding cell wall-binding repeat-containing protein has product MKTFRSLATGVVAMVLVLACSLAQGSAAGSPTADPAADHSPGETSPSAGDLGFSVERLAGSDRYATAAAISGEFFAPGVPVAVVATGANFPDGLSAGPAADELGGPVLFVTRDSVPAVTRTELLRLRPQQIVVVGGLDVISSPVRSQLDGLTDGTATRLAGTSRYDTAAAVSAHAFPGGADIAYLATGTAFPDALAGGAAAGIQDAPMLLTQRNHLSSATRVELERLNPDRIMLLGGTSAISGAVAAQLEDLAIVERVSGQNRYATALAVSQRVFGTDRPGVLLATGKGWPDALSASAAVRHMRGPILLTTGATLPDGTRTELSRLSPDTAYVLGGRSAQTNEIPREVQRRLGVCWSGTRPSAGDQEVITSVPGATKQIAYTLDMGGRLTGADEILDFLIEHQVCTTFFPTSIMANSPEGRPIMARIAAHPELFEIGNHTVHHCDLVNGGGGSPSAAPCQVAMTRSFVQHELTDAEPVLESLAGMQANPYWRPPFGSHNSTVRGWLADVGYTKTVMWSRDTIDWDPDTTAAQIISRTTLPAPPAGTIVLSHLGGYATPDALPVIVSSLRAQGYTFTTLSDMRD; this is encoded by the coding sequence ATGAAGACCTTCCGTTCACTGGCGACCGGCGTGGTCGCGATGGTGCTCGTGCTGGCCTGCAGCCTCGCCCAGGGGTCAGCTGCAGGCTCACCGACGGCCGACCCGGCGGCCGATCACTCACCGGGGGAGACGTCACCGAGCGCCGGCGACCTGGGCTTCTCGGTCGAGCGACTGGCCGGGAGCGACCGCTATGCGACGGCAGCAGCCATCAGTGGCGAGTTCTTCGCACCCGGGGTCCCCGTGGCGGTCGTCGCCACCGGAGCCAACTTCCCCGATGGCCTGTCGGCCGGCCCGGCTGCGGACGAACTCGGCGGGCCCGTGCTGTTCGTCACGAGGGACTCGGTCCCCGCGGTCACCCGCACCGAGCTGCTGCGGCTCAGGCCCCAGCAGATCGTGGTGGTCGGCGGGCTGGACGTCATCTCCTCGCCGGTGCGCTCACAGCTGGACGGACTAACCGACGGCACCGCCACCCGCCTCGCTGGCACCTCGCGCTATGACACGGCTGCCGCCGTGTCGGCCCACGCCTTTCCTGGCGGTGCCGACATCGCCTATCTCGCCACGGGCACCGCCTTCCCCGATGCCCTGGCGGGAGGGGCAGCAGCGGGGATCCAGGACGCGCCGATGCTGCTCACCCAGCGCAACCACCTCAGCTCGGCCACCCGGGTCGAGCTGGAGCGGCTCAACCCCGACCGGATCATGCTGCTCGGTGGCACCTCGGCGATCTCCGGTGCCGTCGCGGCGCAGCTGGAGGACCTCGCGATCGTCGAGAGAGTGTCTGGCCAAAACCGTTACGCCACAGCGCTGGCCGTCTCGCAACGGGTCTTCGGCACGGACCGCCCTGGCGTCCTGCTCGCGACTGGCAAGGGCTGGCCCGACGCGCTGTCCGCCAGTGCCGCAGTGCGGCACATGCGTGGCCCCATCCTGCTCACCACCGGGGCCACCCTGCCCGACGGGACGAGAACTGAGCTGAGCAGGCTCAGCCCAGACACGGCATACGTCCTGGGTGGCCGCAGCGCCCAGACCAACGAGATCCCCCGCGAGGTGCAGCGACGGCTGGGAGTCTGCTGGTCTGGGACCAGGCCGTCCGCCGGCGACCAGGAGGTGATCACGAGCGTGCCCGGGGCCACCAAGCAGATCGCCTACACCCTCGACATGGGCGGCCGGCTCACGGGGGCCGACGAGATCCTCGACTTCCTGATCGAGCACCAGGTCTGCACGACCTTTTTCCCGACCAGCATCATGGCCAACTCCCCGGAGGGTCGGCCGATCATGGCCCGGATCGCCGCGCACCCCGAGCTGTTCGAGATCGGCAACCACACCGTGCACCACTGCGATCTGGTCAACGGCGGCGGCGGGTCGCCGAGCGCGGCGCCGTGCCAGGTGGCGATGACCCGCAGCTTCGTGCAGCACGAGCTGACCGATGCCGAGCCGGTGCTGGAGTCACTCGCCGGGATGCAGGCCAACCCCTATTGGCGGCCACCGTTCGGGTCGCACAACTCGACCGTGCGGGGCTGGTTGGCCGACGTGGGCTACACCAAGACCGTCATGTGGTCCCGCGACACGATCGACTGGGACCCGGACACCACGGCAGCCCAGATCATCAGTCGCACAACCCTTCCGGCGCCGCCTGCAGGCACGATCGTGCTCTCGCACCTCGGTGGCTATGCGACGCCGGACGCCCTGCCGGTGATCGTCAGCAGCCTGCGCGCGCAGGGCTACACGTTCACCACGCTGTCGGACATGCGGGACTGA
- a CDS encoding alpha/beta fold hydrolase translates to MNAVATRPRLHHTEHGPADGVPVLAVHGWTPDHRLMTGCLEPVFAARERPYRRLYPDLPGMGRSAADGVASSDDVLACLEDYVDRHLGDTPFVLFGESYGGYLSRALTARRPEQVLGLGLICPVGRPVENADRTVPQHQVLVREIEVDPDSEFAQITVAQTQETFERTQREIVVGLDLADQEALARIRQRWVLSEDPEAGTTFERPALMVTGRQDSSTGYVDTWALLEHYPRATFAVLDTAGHNAQIERPELFEALVHDFLDRVEQHG, encoded by the coding sequence ATGAACGCCGTCGCCACGCGCCCCCGACTGCACCACACCGAGCATGGCCCGGCGGACGGAGTGCCGGTGCTGGCCGTCCATGGCTGGACCCCGGACCACCGCCTGATGACCGGCTGCCTCGAGCCGGTCTTTGCTGCGCGCGAGCGGCCTTACCGACGGCTCTACCCCGACCTGCCCGGCATGGGCCGTTCCGCTGCCGACGGGGTGGCCAGCTCCGACGACGTCCTGGCCTGCCTCGAGGACTATGTGGACCGTCACCTCGGTGACACGCCCTTCGTGCTCTTCGGCGAGTCCTATGGCGGCTACCTCTCCCGGGCTCTGACCGCCCGACGGCCCGAGCAGGTGCTCGGTCTGGGGCTCATCTGCCCGGTCGGTCGGCCCGTGGAGAACGCCGACCGCACCGTGCCACAGCACCAGGTGCTCGTCCGCGAGATCGAGGTGGACCCCGACTCGGAGTTCGCGCAGATCACCGTCGCCCAGACTCAGGAGACGTTCGAGCGGACCCAGCGTGAGATCGTCGTCGGGCTGGACCTGGCAGATCAGGAGGCGCTGGCCCGGATCCGCCAGCGCTGGGTCCTGAGCGAGGACCCCGAGGCCGGGACCACGTTTGAGCGGCCTGCCCTGATGGTGACCGGACGCCAGGACTCATCGACTGGCTATGTCGACACGTGGGCGCTGCTGGAGCACTACCCGCGGGCCACCTTCGCCGTGCTCGACACGGCAGGACACAACGCCCAGATCGAGCGACCGGAGCTGTTCGAGGCGCTGGTCCACGACTTCCTGGACCGCGTCGAGCAGCACGGCTGA